A stretch of DNA from bacterium:
AATGCAGATGCCAGCCATGACCGAAGAGCGTCGACAGAGTCTTGTAAAGCTCATCGCCGAAAAGCTCGAAGAGTGCCATATTAGCCTCCGCAATGCCCGTCATGATGGCCTGAAAGACGCAAAGAAGGGCAAGGAAGACGGCAGTATGCCTGAAGACGAGTACTTCAAGACTGAAAAGCAGCTTGATGAGCTGATTCGCAAGTATCAAGCAGATGCTCAGGAGCTGCACGATGAAAAGAAGCAAGAGCTGATGACGGTCTAATACTCGACTCAAATAATACTCAAAAAGCCCCATATCGGGGCTTTTTTGATATGATGCGGGTATGAGTAAGCGCCGTACTTTCATATTTCAGAAGCTGGCTCGCGACAAGATCCTTGATGAAATTATGGTAAGTGGCGACGATGTCGCGTACCACATACTTGAGCCGGAGGCTTTTGAACGGGCGGTTCGAGATACAATTGTCGAAGAGGCAATAGAGTTGCAAAAAAGCTGAGGCCCATGAAATCGATGAGGAGCTCGCTGATGTTCGTGAACTGCTTGATTTACTAGCCGAACTGCGGGGACAAACTGAGCAGATGCTTCGAGATCGGGTGACGCGAAAAAGAGATAAGCGCGGCGGCTTCGAAGCGCGCATATACATTTCGCAAGTTACAACTGATGCAGACGGTAAGTGGACCACATATCTGGCTTCGCATCCAGATCAATATCCTGAAGTGCTCGGCTCTCCTGCAACTGAGGCATAAGTCTCAGTTGTTTTTCATATTTTTCGTATATACTAATACTAATGATCTGGATGATTCTGCTTGTTATATTTGCCTTCTCGGCGCTGGTGATTGCGCATGAGTTTGGGCACTTTATTGTGGCCAAGCGTAATGGCATCAAGGTATATGAATTTGGCATCGGGTTTCCACCTAAGGCTTTCGGTATCAAGCGCGGTGGTACTGAGTACACTTTCAACTGGTTGCCGCTGGGTGGTTTTGTACGTCTCGAAGGTGAGGAGAATGAAAGTAAGACGGCGTCGAGTTTTGCTACCAAGTCAGTTTGGGTAAAGACCAAAGTGCTGATGGCGGGTGTGACAATGAATTTCGCCATCGCTTGGGTGCTACTCACGATTCTGTGTGTGGTCGGGATGGCAAACATCTTTCCGTTTGATCTACCGCGAGCTGGCAGTATACAGCCGATTGCAGCTGGACCAAATCGCCTGGTCGTGTATTCGGTTAATCCTGATTCGGCAGCAAAGGGTATTGGATTGCAGAATGGCGACGAAATCAAGCGAATTGATGGTGTGGCGCCTCAAAACGAGGAGGAATTGCGCTCAACTACTCGTGATAGGGCCGGGAAGACGGTAGATATCACGTATGTGCGCCAAGGTGAAGAAATCACTCGATCCGCGATCTTGGGGAGTGATGCAAATAAGGGGATCCTCGGTGTCGCAGCACTCTCTCAACAGCGACAGCGGTATGAACTGTGGGTCGCGCCACTAGCTAGCTTGACTCTAATGTGGAAGACGATTGTCGTGTCGGTGCCGATGTTTTTTAGTTCGATTGCGAGTATC
This window harbors:
- a CDS encoding site-2 protease family protein; protein product: MIWMILLVIFAFSALVIAHEFGHFIVAKRNGIKVYEFGIGFPPKAFGIKRGGTEYTFNWLPLGGFVRLEGEENESKTASSFATKSVWVKTKVLMAGVTMNFAIAWVLLTILCVVGMANIFPFDLPRAGSIQPIAAGPNRLVVYSVNPDSAAKGIGLQNGDEIKRIDGVAPQNEEELRSTTRDRAGKTVDITYVRQGEEITRSAILGSDANKGILGVAALSQQRQRYELWVAPLASLTLMWKTIVVSVPMFFSSIASIFTTAKVNDGLVGPIGIAAAAPQVIQFGWDYFVALIASISLSLAILNSLPIPALDGGRLAVILLRRAGVPLKDHHESWAHTIGFVALMGLGIIVAISDVSRIWR